In a single window of the Dryobates pubescens isolate bDryPub1 chromosome Z, bDryPub1.pri, whole genome shotgun sequence genome:
- the ISCA1 gene encoding iron-sulfur cluster assembly 1 homolog, mitochondrial isoform X1: protein MASSVVRATVRAVSKRKIQATRAALTLTPSAVQKIKQLLKDKPEHVGVKVGVRTRGCNGLSYTLEYTKSKGDSDEEVVQDGVRVFIEKKAQLTLLGTEMDYVEDKLSSEFVFNNPNIKGTCGCGESFNI from the exons ATGGCCTCGTCGGTGGTAAGGGCCACTGTGCGCGCCGTCAGCAAGCGGAAGATCCAGGCTACGCGCGCCGCCCTCACCCTG actccATCAGCTGTTCAGAAGATAAAACAGCTTCTAAAAGATAAACCTGAGCAT gtAGGTGTGAAAGTAGGTGTTCGTACAAGAGGATGCAATGGACTTTCTTACACCTTAGAATATACCAAATCGAAGGGAGACTCTGATGAAGAAGTAGTTCAAGATG GGGTTAGAGTGTTCATTGAAAAGAAGGCACAGCTGACACTTCTAGGAACTGAAATGGACTATGTAGAAGACAAACTGTCCAGTGAATTTGTCTTCAATAATCCAAACATCAAAGGAACGTGCGGCTGTGGAGAAAGTTTTAACATCTGA
- the ISCA1 gene encoding iron-sulfur cluster assembly 1 homolog, mitochondrial isoform X2: MASSVTPSAVQKIKQLLKDKPEHVGVKVGVRTRGCNGLSYTLEYTKSKGDSDEEVVQDGVRVFIEKKAQLTLLGTEMDYVEDKLSSEFVFNNPNIKGTCGCGESFNI, translated from the exons ATGGCCTCGTCGGTG actccATCAGCTGTTCAGAAGATAAAACAGCTTCTAAAAGATAAACCTGAGCAT gtAGGTGTGAAAGTAGGTGTTCGTACAAGAGGATGCAATGGACTTTCTTACACCTTAGAATATACCAAATCGAAGGGAGACTCTGATGAAGAAGTAGTTCAAGATG GGGTTAGAGTGTTCATTGAAAAGAAGGCACAGCTGACACTTCTAGGAACTGAAATGGACTATGTAGAAGACAAACTGTCCAGTGAATTTGTCTTCAATAATCCAAACATCAAAGGAACGTGCGGCTGTGGAGAAAGTTTTAACATCTGA